Genomic DNA from Prunus persica cultivar Lovell chromosome G1, Prunus_persica_NCBIv2, whole genome shotgun sequence:
TTAATTTGGATATTTTTCGTGATTATTTTCATTGTGGGCTTTCATAGAAACTGTGCTTTGGGTTTGTAGCAATTCAGTTTTCACTATAGTGCCAATCTAAAGAAAGATAATTACTCTAATTCTACAATGACTTGTATACCAGAAACATTGTACAATTTAGCCCTTCTAGTAATCTAAGTTACATTCAAACTTGAAGCAAAATCATAATTTCTGTGATACACTGATATAAGGACAAACACAATTAAGCCACTGATTGGcccaacaaaattaataaagtaTTGGGTGTGACATATGAAACCCAAGAGAATGAAATGCCAGATAACCGTGCAGTCCATACTTAATAGTCGTATAGCAGAAGATCTTGCCAACTAAAAACTTCTAACAAAATCTGGCATAGAACATCACTTACTTGCGATAATAATAAGCTCTTTCAATTACCAAAGGTGAAGAAACGTTTTAGTCATTGCTATATCTCTGTGCTTTTCCAATTATCAGTTCTTAGCGCTACTTCAAATCTTCCAAAGCACTGTTATTGAAAGGATTCAAGGACCAGACATTACAACTAAAAGGAAGCCAATTTATTCTTGAAATTGTAGTTCATGAGATATCTATGAGATTTATAAGTTGTAAAGGAATTAAAATTACAGTAACGTTAAAATGAGTAGCCAATTGAACAAATTCCACCCAAAACTCATATGAACCAAAGCCCAGAAGTACAGAttacaagaaaattaagaaccaAAGCCTTTACATAGTActtttaaagtaaaataagcAAAAAAATATTCAGAGAACCAAAATTACTGACATCTTAAGAAATGAAGAACTGAAAAGTTGTTAACTTTCTGTTGATTTTGCAGAAAAAagtgggaaaaaaagaagaatacaaAAATGCAAAAGCAAAAACCAGAGAACCCTAAAACCCCCTTTCTTATGTTTTGTAGATGAAACCCAAACAGGAATGCTTGGAAACAACGAACAAAATTGAGAGGAGTATTCCATATAAAACATTACACCATTCAACATACATTTTCAAACACAATCTGCTTAATTGATTGCCATTATATTTGTTCTGTTTCATTGAATAGATAGAGGAATTGGGTGTGCTTACTATCAGGAAAAATGAGCAGAGAGACGAAATTTATTCTTGAGCTTGTAAAGAAAGGAACAGAGGGCTCAGTGGGACTGTAAAAAATCCCCAATGTAAGAGTTCTTCCACTCAAACCATCCCCACATTCCCATTCAGagacaagaaaacaaagcatGGGACTTATTCAATTacaatggaaaacaaaatatggTTGACTGGGAAAGAAAGTGTTGTGTATGTAAAATAGAAAGAAGTGGACTTACTCCTTAAAGTTTATATGGGTATTATGTATGACAGGCAGTCATCAACCCAGTTATGCGAGGCAATTTGAAGATGGAAATGATTGTAAGATTTCATCTTTCTTCGCGGCCTTTTCTTCTGGCTAAGACAACTACTTCTGAAAAACGATTATATATGAAGGTAAGGTGAGGGGCTTTTTTGCCGGGGTTTGCTTTAATAGCCCTTGGATTGGATCCATAATAATTTGGTTAGAATAGAAAGAAGGCTTAAATGCTAAAATAGTCCTTGTGTTTCATTATGTTGGTCAATTTAATCTTGTGTTTTCtatttggccaatttggtcCCTGTATTTAGGACCAGTAGCCAATGTGGTCCATTCCGTTAAAATTGCcattaaataaacataaatgattttttttcttttttgttgacaacctataaacttatttgaaattaattttaaaattttaattaattaaaaaatatattgaaacttcattaaaaccaaaacataacgttaggaaagaaaaaaaaaacaagatggGCATAATCAAGGAGGGGGGAGAGTGGGGCGACGACCAGAGTGGGCTAGAGGATTCGAGCGTTGCGGCTGGGGATGGAACAAATGGCTAGGGAATGGTGGGGTTGGGGAAGATCTTGCTGGGACATGGTCGGGCGGTAGGGgttgtttgagagagagagagagagagagaaagagagagagagagagagagagagagagagagagagagagagagctcaggGGTGGGAAGGATTTGTGTTCAGGAGGTAGGTGTGTGTGTAGGGGAGTTGGGGCCTTTGGGTCTGGCTGCGGAAAGTAGCTGAGTGGGTTGTTGttgggagaaagagagaagaaagaagggtgGTGGGGGTGGGGGCTAGATTGGATGATGGTATCAtcctttgattttaatttcttttagttttagattttattattattttgtaacAAGGGGACTAAAAGCCCGGACCAAAATTTTAgatcttatttaattatccatttttaaattgaattcaaatatatctattttttttattaatatttaaacagtttttaaattttttaaacataaatttaACAGATTGGATCACATTGGCTAACGGTCCTAAACACAGGgatcaaattggccaaattaaaaacacagtGATTAAGTTGGCCAACATGATAAAACACAGGGactattttaacatttaagcctagaaagaatggaaaaaaaaaacaaacaaaaaacaaaaaaaaaaaacaaaagaaacaaatattaGGGATATTAGTGAAGCGAGCCACTTTTTCCTTCGTATTAATTCGTTATTGTAAAAAAAGTTAGCCAAGTAAAAAGTTTTAATTTCGTTACTTTTATCACTGTgtggttttcaatttcaaataattcGAGGACACTtcttaatttttgttaaattctCCCTACTTTCGTTAGGGCTTGAGCATGTGCCCCTCACATGAAAGGttcgtaaatttttttgatttcctcGTGATTTCCTCTTCTAAGGTATTTTGACTTGATCTAATCGCAGGCCCAATTCTCTTCTTTGTACAAACATTTAGTCTATGCTAAAGCACTTTTGGCATTCTAAATTGCTGTTTTGGTTCCATGTAGCATAATGAAAATCTCTGCATTGGATCAGAGTGCACACCGGGAACGTTTCCTTTCTGTCATTTGATATGTCCGATGAAGTATTCGGCAAGATAGCCATACCACCAGAAGCTTCAGCACAAACAATTTCCCATCTTGCTCATGGACATTTCATGGTTTCAAGGTACAGAGAGTCCCTTGCATATTATGAAAGCTCTCGGGAGTGGAGAAAGTGATGGTTGTGGTTGCCTTGTTCACGTTCACATGTGGGTGATGGAAGAGTATGGTGTGGCCAAATCATGGGCTAACCTATTTGCAATATGCCTGGAACTGGATCTAGGCGTTTCTACACTGATTGGTTGCAGAAAAAGTGGTGAAGAAGTTGCGCTCAGAATCAGAATGATGGCTGACGACCGTGAATATCGGTCTGTGAACCCTAAGAAACTTGGAATTGAAGGACAATACGGGTGTTATGCGGTCATGGATGATTTAACACAGAGCGTTGTCTTGCTTGACCAGCCTAATGTATTTACATACTAAAAGCAACAACATGTTGaataatttgatttgagtTAGAACTTAATTTTCACTCATTATGTGTTCTAATTTCAAAAGTtaaggttttctttttatggggGTAGGAACATCAAAACTCAAATCAAACAGCTGATGATGGAGGAGCTGTCCTTGAGACCACAAATCCAGGTTTGAGCATTGCCGGATCGTTGCATTCTTCGTTATATACATAAGCCAATCCACCATGACTGGTCACATCCATTCCTGCCATCTCCTCCTCTGATGAAATCCTCAAGAGCTTCAACTTGTGCAGCAAGAAAAACAATGTTCCCATTGTCAAGCTCACAAACCCTACAATCACCACAATCTGAACCAAATGTGCAGCCAAGAGCTTTCCACCTCCTCCCATCAAAAGCCCATATGGCCTGTTTGGTTGCCCTGAATAGACTTCATCCACATAAGCCTTTTTGGCGAACAATGCAGTGAATATAATTCCCCATGAGCCACACCCTCCATGAAGCTGTGCTGCTTCTAATGGATCATCATACTTCAACTTCTCAGCAAGCTTGTTGCATCCCATCAAAACCCAAGCTGCCACAAACCCACAAATGATTGCAGCCCAAGGATCAACAACTGAGCAACCAGACGTGATTGCTGCAAACCCGCCAAGCAGGCCATTGCAAACGTCGGTGAGGTTCCAATGACCGGAGAGCAAGCGCTTCCCAAAGAGAGTAGTCAGTGCTGCTGAGCATCCAGCCATTGTGGTTGTCACTGCAGTTCTTCCTATTGCACTCCATTGTCCATAATAGGATCCACTCTCTCCATAGGCCTTGAGAATGTTGAGGAATGAGCCTGCATTGAAGCCATACCAACCAAACCAAAGCAGAAATGTGCCCAAAACAACCAATGTGCCGCTATGTCCACGCAGACTCACAGACCTACCTTCATGATCGAACCGGCCTATGCGGGGGCCTTCGATAAGAGCACCCCACAAGCCTGCTATGCCTCCAACCAGGTGAACAACACCAGAGCCTGCAAAATCAATGACCCCAGAACCAAATAAAAGATTGTCAGCACGAGCAGGGCTTGCCCATCCATCAGCAGACCAAAACCAATGAGAAACAATGGGGTAGACGAAGCCAGTCAAGAAAGATGAATAGATCAAGTATGCAACGAATTGGGTTCGTTCAGCAATGGAACCACTTGTGATTCCAGCAGCTGCAATGGCAAAAGCCCATTGATAAAGAAAGTAACCGTAATCGAAAGACTGAGAAGGAAACTTGTTAAGGCCAAAGAAGTGTTGGCCTATGAAGCCATTGGAGGGGGTGCCAAAGGCCAAGGCAAAACCAAAAAGGTAGTAGAAGAGGCCGCCTGTGGCAGCGTCAAGGACATTGGTGAGCATTATGTTCATGGTGTTCTTGGCACGAACAGAGCCGGCACAGAGCATGGCAAAGCCGAGCTGCATCGCGAAAACAAGGTAGGCAGAGAAGAGAAGGTAGGTGTTGTCAACAGCATAAGCTGTGTCAACAAACTTGTTCGACACGGCATCAAAGCGGCCGCAGATGTATTGGGCGGCTGCGGTGGCATTGGCAGCTGCACCCAAAAGGGGTTGGAGGTCAGAGGCTGAGCAAGAGATAGCAGCCATGGGAGAGACTAGAGGAGGAAGATGGGAATGTGGAGAGGTGGAGAATCTGAAGGCTAATTATTGTGACAAAAAGATCCCAAGAAATTCCAGAGGTGGATGGCCAAGGATTAGGAGAATCTAATAGATTCCCTAGTGAAATAGAAGACCAGTGGAGACCAAAATTTCCTTAGGTCCGTAATTCCGTAACTGATTTTCCTCCTATTTTGGAGATCAGAAACTGTAAAGCTGTTACTTTCTGTACTATATATCACCACGTGAGAAATTTAACCAAGCTAAATGAacgtttcaaattttaataaatgccaaaagaaaataaaaaggacaTTTTAATGCGCCTGCTGTaaaattctttccttttgtgtATGAATAATTATGCAATGTATCATTACCTGCCTCCAATCTGTGAATATTCCATGCCTGATTGGTCAATTGCTATTAAAGTGTAAAATAAAAGACAAGGAAAAGTCTCAACCACAAGATGATAAAACAATCAGGAAACATacttgatttttaaaaaaatttgtctaTATTTGGGTCTTCATGTTTTTGGTACATGCACTAGCTcaactaataataatacaaacaTTTGGAAAGCTATCTCAATTCTACAACCTTGTGACTTCCCAGGGTTTTGCCACCACCACAGGCATTCTTGTGGAACGAAAACTACAATGCCTAGTCATATACCCAGGTATCACTAGCTTTGACTTGTATTGTAATAGACATCGCCTATCTTCAAGAGACAACCAACCAGCAACTCAAGGTGGAGGAGCCCATTTCCCAGCTTTGAACTCTTTATAGAAGCTGGAACGTttagaaacaacaaaaaacactGCCCAGGAAAAACCAAACAATTGtcataagaaaaaatgaaaggaaTGAAACTGATACAATAGTAACTGTGTGCTAAAGACAGACCTGGGATCCCTGGAATAACAAAGTTAGGTTCTTTCAGAACATCATGAAGTGTTCTTTTCTCATTTACTTTCACCCATTTAGAGGAACCTTTGCCTGACGATCATCAGATAAAGAAAGTTAGGATAAACTTGTCAAGAAAACGAAATCCTAGGAAAAGGGGGCTCAAATAATGTTTCTCTGCAATTAATGAGTAgaatagtttttaaaaatggaaCAATTTTTCACCCTACCTGCTGAGCTGCCATCATTAGAATTATCATTTGCATCATTTTCCTCATCACCGATGTTTTCCACATGAGAAGCTGCAGTGCCCTCTAAGAGACAACGAAGAATCTTTGTTGTTGACAGAGAAACTCCTGAACCTGCCTAATAAATCAAGGACatagaaattagaaaatgcACAATTAATTTCGTCTTTAAAGATACAGAAAATTATTCCTTGGTGACATACCCATGAAGATATGGAGATAACTAGATTTATACAGGTTCATTCATACACCTCTTTTCCTACTCTTTGATGCATGGGCATTCACAGGAATCCCCAGTAGGTTCTATAAGTTGCACTTTCACCTCAATTAACCACATTGCAATACAAAGGAAAAGTTTGGCATCTCAACAAGCCAGTTGTTATCTCATGTCCTAACAATTGGAAACTAAGCAAACCAAATATCTAATCACAATCCTGCAGCATGCAAACTAAAGTCCAAGAAACATAACCTCAAAAGAGTGGATAGCAGCACCCTAGAATCGGATAATATGTTTATGTCAACCCAACAGTTATGGCTCATGCCACAACATCCAGTTCTACAGATTTAATAATTATCATCGCTTCATGTAGCTGATCTGGTCAAACTCCTGAGACTTAGCCAATTACTCTCAGAAGTCAAATATGATGCAAGCAATCCAAAATATAGATGAACTTGCTCATTTTCCTTTGCTAGAGAAGTTCAAAAATACAGAATATTCCGAAGATTCTTCAGAAAGCAACTTCCTTTTAATATTGAGTATATTTAAACCAaattacaacaaaataaaacgacTTACTTCATAGTATAATTCAACAGCTTCACGAGTGTAATTGTGTTCCTGATCCCATGACAAAGGCTTGCAGCTTTCTGAAAACATGTTTGAAAGTTCAGGAAACCACAAAATGCACATCTATCCAAAAGCATTGGTTGCTACATAGAAAACTCATAGGCAATTCAACTTTAAAATATAACAGAACACTTTAAAAGAAGGATATCATGTCCAGATGAGCTGACAACATTTCAGTCTCACAGAAATCCTCAATGAAGTCACTGGACATAACCTCTGCATACAGCAGCAGAACTGGCCAATGTAGAATATTATTCTTATCTAATACAGGTTTTCTTAATCCTGTAAGTTCTTGATACATTGCCTTCCCAATTTTCAGTCCTCTACTTTTGATCGCGGAAACAAGGTCCTGCATAGtttcaacaaagaaataaacatGAGCCTGAGAACAATCACAAACAGTTCATTCATAATTGTATCATTCCATTAGTAATATAATCAAACCTTAGCCTCTGATATAGCCTTGGAAACTTGAGCCTCACGCTGTTGGTGTTCCATCTTCTTTGACTCAATCTGCCTTAACAGCTTCTTTAGCTGTTCGTTACTTGGGTCATGCTTAATCCCATTTTGGCAATGCAAAGTTGATTCAGGCAACAAGTTCAATGCAAAAGACGCTTTGGCAGCTCGGTACAAAGCCTATTATCAAAACACATATTGCTAAAATCACAAAAAAGACTAAATattcaaacaaaacccatCTGAGAACAATAACATGGTAAAAAAATTGTGCACCTTGACATTAGTGGAACAGAGCTTAATTGCGTCCTCAGCATCAGTAAGAGCACGTCTGTAGTTACCAAGTAAAAGATTGACATGGGCCCTATTTGAAAAGAGAACAGAGGTGTCAGAGTCACTCAAAGCTTGCTGATTTATTGCTCTCGTGTAGCAATCTATGGCATCAGCGAAGTGCTTTTTGCCCATCTTCACATACTCGTTACCCTTGTCCtgccaaacccaacaaaaaaaatatatatgaaaaaacaaagacaatatAATCCTATCAAGTGCTTTtattgtgtgagagagagagaaaaccttGAGTTCAATAGCAGTATTTTCTTTGAGAGCGGCTATGGCATCAAGGTCAGCTCTTTCGCTTTCGGTTTGGGGTTCAGACCCCTTTTCCATCAATAGTGCCATTGTTTCTTCGAATTCgcttcttttctattttgcttttcttgttctGCTGCTGGCAACTAGCGACTGCGAGAGAGGCAGAGTATTGCTAAAACCGTACGCAGAAGCTGGGAGGGACTTGCAGACTTCGCTGGGCTGAGTTTATGTTTTCCTATAGGACTTTTATGTCATTTGGATTCTCAAGTTATATTTTGAGTGAGCCTCTCTTGAGGACAGATCTTAGCCGTTGGATGAAATTGGACGGCTGGATTAAAACAGGGCTTTTAATAAGGTTTCGCGTAGAATCGGGTAAAACAAAACCCATACATCCATGCCCATCCCAAACAAACCAGAGCCATCCTCGCACAAGTcatatcatcttcttcatcttcctctttctgcaccttcttctcttctcttctcttctctcctcctctttctctctctctctctctctctctctctctctctctctccacacgCGAGTCTGTCTATGCCACCATCTGCAGATCCGCCTggaactaaaataaaaaatatcatgCACTTTTCAAGCTTCACTCTCCCTCATCCATAACCCAGCGATTCTTTCTGCTTCACAAGTAAACATTTTTTCAATCCACAAACGCCCAAAAACCCAGCAATTGCCAAAAGAACACCAGattgacctaaaaaaaaaaaaacaagaccGTAAAGTTAAGAGAGACGTATACCACAACTGaaggttttttttcccccctttCAAACAAGCTGATTCAAGACAAACAGAGAGAAGATAATTTTGAGAGTAGATCGAatctaattaaataaaatataaatatcgGTTTCCTGCAAATCAGAAATTATagagccgtgcggctatacccggtttttaaaatttttaaaacaatattataggcgcgcggctatacttgttttaatgaatttttcaaaaaatagtatcgccgggcggctatacttattttgacacgtgggcacCTAATCGCCGGGTGtgtcatctttttattttttttacaggctttataaaaaaaagtatagccgaccggctttactgtttttttggttttaatatagTGGGATATTCAATTCTGTTAGCATAGCCGCTCggtctttctttattttatttttttaaatagtacagccgcgcggctatactcggttttttgtttttttaattttctaaaaagcagtatagccgaacggctatacccaggtttttaattgtttttaaaaaatagtatagccgttcagCTATAAtcggttttttattttttcttaaaaaatagtatagccgttcggctgtaCGATTTTAACACGTGGCTCCTGGGCGATAGCGGATCTTTTTAAATagattataaatagtatagccgcccggctatatcCTTTTTGACATGTGGCACCTATTCGCTGTGCgcgttctctttttttttttataaatagtatagccggtcggctagactctattttttaaatttaaaaaaaaagtatagccgctcggctgtactggaattttttgcttttttaaaGGATATTATACACGTGTAGGTACGTTCTTTCTTATAGAGAACCCAATTCATtcacaaaattataattttatggCATACGACGCTCAATTTCTCTccacctctctctccttccatTCCTTGTACAAGGTAAGCTCTCACCGCCGCACTTTTCTATTTTACTGTTTGATTGCCGAGAGAAGAAAACCAGTGATATTCAAAAAATCAGAAGAAATCAATGTCAAAATCCTTCTCCCCATCAAAAACCCAAATGCTTCTTTTTCTAAGCTTTCCCCTTCAGCTCGTTTACTATGTTCAATACTTTTATATTCAAAATTCTTGGCCAGAAAACGTTGGAAAGTGACCGAAAAGTCAAATCTTGACTCAaaagttttatatatatatatatatatatttgttgtttaatttgatgtgtttttttaattaattatttttatttaaagtatccctcggattatttttttattggaaGAATTTTATCCAATTAGGATTCTGAGTTGAGTAAAATCGGTCATGGATGcttgagaaaatgaaggaatatcCTGTAAcccaatttgaaattttaattatttaagacCTAAAATAAGTCAGGTCAAATCACTTGCAAGAAATGTGGGGCGAGGGTTTTAGTTTGAACATTGCTCTGTGTGTGGTACGAAAGCATTTCATTCACTCTcagttttctttcattttctcagAAACCAAACAAAGGCTAATAATCTTTTCACATTCTGAGTCTTTTATCACACATATACTACTATCGATGCTGCTATGGTTTCCATTCCTGAGTTGCACTCTAACTTCTTCATAATCTCTTTATCGTTAAATCATTACCAGTCTGTGCCGCAAGGATTCAGGCAATCGAAGGGTTTGATCTTATTGTTGGTGAATTCGAGAATCAATAGAAACAAGCACACAGGAATTTTCATGGAGATGCAGGGAAATGGAAGTCCAACGACAAGTAATCAGTCTACAATTAACATTCCACATGTACTGACTGTTGCTGGCTCTGATTCGGGTGCTGGCGCTGGAATCCAAGCGGACCTTAAGGCTTGTGCTGCTCGTGGAGTGTACTGCTCTACTGTCATAACTGCTGTTACTGCACAGAACACTGCTGGGGTTCAGGTTGCTATTTGATGCTGTTTTCCATGACTTATGCTCCATTTGGTTTCTGAGAAAGCATAGAAGAAGATAGAAAAGATAACAATTCCACTGACGTTTGTTAATTTTCCTTTGTTCTCTTTAATTGCTAGGGTGTAAACGTTGTGCCTGAGGATTTTGTTGCAGAGCAGATGAAGTCTGTGCTATCTGATATGCATGTTGATGTGGTAAGTCAAAGTTGAATGACATAATATCGATCATCATCAAGAGCTTGTTGacttattaattttaattcaatgATTAATAACAGGTTGTAGATTAGTTATATAGTTAGTG
This window encodes:
- the LOC18788590 gene encoding ammonium transporter 1 member 4, with the translated sequence MAAISCSASDLQPLLGAAANATAAAQYICGRFDAVSNKFVDTAYAVDNTYLLFSAYLVFAMQLGFAMLCAGSVRAKNTMNIMLTNVLDAATGGLFYYLFGFALAFGTPSNGFIGQHFFGLNKFPSQSFDYGYFLYQWAFAIAAAGITSGSIAERTQFVAYLIYSSFLTGFVYPIVSHWFWSADGWASPARADNLLFGSGVIDFAGSGVVHLVGGIAGLWGALIEGPRIGRFDHEGRSVSLRGHSGTLVVLGTFLLWFGWYGFNAGSFLNILKAYGESGSYYGQWSAIGRTAVTTTMAGCSAALTTLFGKRLLSGHWNLTDVCNGLLGGFAAITSGCSVVDPWAAIICGFVAAWVLMGCNKLAEKLKYDDPLEAAQLHGGCGSWGIIFTALFAKKAYVDEVYSGQPNRPYGLLMGGGGKLLAAHLVQIVVIVGFVSLTMGTLFFLLHKLKLLRISSEEEMAGMDVTSHGGLAYVYNEECNDPAMLKPGFVVSRTAPPSSAV
- the LOC18789374 gene encoding tetratricopeptide repeat protein 4 homolog — translated: MALLMEKGSEPQTESERADLDAIAALKENTAIELKDKGNEYVKMGKKHFADAIDCYTRAINQQALSDSDTSVLFSNRAHVNLLLGNYRRALTDAEDAIKLCSTNVKALYRAAKASFALNLLPESTLHCQNGIKHDPSNEQLKKLLRQIESKKMEHQQREAQVSKAISEAKDLVSAIKSRGLKIGKAMYQELTGLRKPVLDKNNILHWPVLLLYAEVMSSDFIEDFCETEMLSAHLDMMFSESCKPLSWDQEHNYTREAVELYYEAGSGVSLSTTKILRCLLEGTAASHVENIGDEENDANDNSNDGSSAGKGSSKWVKVNEKRTLHDVLKEPNFVIPGIPVFFVVSKRSSFYKEFKAGKWAPPP